CCGGACGTGTTGATGTTCATCATGGAGAATCTGGGTGCAGAGGGTGGCGAGGAGGGGCGATCGCGTCGCCTGTTTCAGGGCATCGTAGTAAATGGTGGCAATGAGTTCGGCCACGAGGAGAACGGACAGAGCGACCTCTAAATTGGCGCATTTCCGCAAGCGCCGAAACCAGCTATCCATCCAGTCTTTGCGGGTGAGGGGAATCGCTTCTTGTTCCATAAATCGCTTCAGTTCTTTGGCGTGACGCTGTTCCTCCCCGATAAAGAGTTTGACCGCATCCACGTAAACGGGATCTAGAATACGCTCGGCATGGACACGGGCAACCGCCATCAGGTGACTTCCTTCGGAGCTTTCACCCAGTTGAAACTTCTGGATAGAGTGGGCGATCGCCCGTTTTTCGGGAGCCGATAACCGATAGTCAGTAGTCCACGGCAGGGAGAGG
The window above is part of the Synechococcales cyanobacterium T60_A2020_003 genome. Proteins encoded here:
- a CDS encoding ferritin-like domain-containing protein, which translates into the protein MERKTGVVAATDVSTFGGDPMLESMTSATLHPLPCLPDDVFPTSADWQGYFFANQAHRLSLPWTTDYRLSAPEKRAIAHSIQKFQLGESSEGSHLMAVARVHAERILDPVYVDAVKLFIGEEQRHAKELKRFMEQEAIPLTRKDWMDSWFRRLRKCANLEVALSVLLVAELIATIYYDALKQATRSPLLATLCTQILHDEHQHVRFQGQTLGQLRAAYAPWMRLIISLAFKLLFTLTVVIVWFDHRSTFRTGNYSLPDYWRTIHQSYHWAKSLMAAASTPDATL